A window of Candidatus Manganitrophaceae bacterium contains these coding sequences:
- the rfbC gene encoding dTDP-4-dehydrorhamnose 3,5-epimerase gives MKRIETKLPGVIILEPTIFRDPRGFFLETWHQDRYKAAGLPDFVQDNLSFSTQGVLRGLHFQNPDPQGKLVTVLQGEVFDVAVDIRVGSPTFGQWVGVTLSGENARQIYIPEGFAHGFCITSPTALFSYKCTAFYKSRSEQCLLWNDPDIGITWPIETPILSEKDSAAPSLEKIDHGGLPRFSRGS, from the coding sequence ATGAAAAGAATTGAAACCAAGCTCCCCGGAGTCATCATCCTCGAACCGACGATCTTTCGTGATCCCCGTGGATTTTTTTTGGAGACCTGGCACCAGGACCGGTATAAAGCAGCCGGTCTCCCTGACTTTGTCCAGGACAATCTCTCGTTCTCCACTCAGGGCGTCCTGAGGGGACTCCATTTCCAGAACCCTGATCCACAGGGGAAGCTCGTCACCGTCCTGCAGGGGGAGGTTTTTGACGTTGCCGTCGATATTCGCGTCGGCTCTCCCACCTTCGGCCAATGGGTCGGCGTCACCCTATCAGGGGAAAACGCACGCCAGATCTACATCCCGGAAGGTTTTGCGCACGGCTTCTGTATTACCAGTCCCACCGCTCTATTTTCCTATAAGTGTACTGCTTTCTATAAATCTCGGTCTGAACAGTGTCTTCTCTGGAACGATCCGGATATCGGGATCACCTGGCCAATCGAGACCCCGATTTTGTCTGAAAAAGACAGCGCTGCACCCAGTTTAGAGAAGATCGACCATGGGGGCCTTCCTCGATTTTCAAGGGGATCCTGA
- the rfbD gene encoding dTDP-4-dehydrorhamnose reductase, translating to MARIASRPDIVPRILLLGKQGQVGWELQRTLAPLGDLIALDRADLDLTQTDAVRKRIREIKPTLIVNAAAYTAVDKAEDEPELAMRINGTLPGLLAEEANRVDAALIHYSTDYVFGGVQAPPEGYTEEMTPHPLNVYGKTKLAGERAVQTISRSYLIFRTSWVYGLRGNNFLLTMLRLAREREEIKVVNDQVGAPTWSRMIAEMTARVLTRFNQAASLKEVRGLYHLTAGGQTTWYHFAEALLNQSRSTDFRLKALLSIPSSAYPTRAPRPAFSLLDCRKLKRTFGLVLPDWEESLRHMLKPENA from the coding sequence ATGGCGCGGATTGCGTCGCGCCCGGATATTGTCCCCCGTATTCTCCTTTTGGGAAAGCAGGGGCAGGTGGGATGGGAGTTACAGCGGACCTTGGCTCCCCTGGGGGATCTCATCGCGCTCGATCGGGCCGATCTTGATTTGACGCAGACCGATGCCGTTCGAAAGCGGATCAGAGAGATCAAGCCGACCCTCATTGTCAATGCGGCTGCGTATACCGCAGTAGACAAGGCTGAAGACGAGCCGGAGTTGGCCATGCGGATCAACGGCACGCTTCCCGGCCTTCTTGCTGAGGAGGCCAACCGGGTCGACGCCGCGCTAATTCACTACTCGACCGATTACGTCTTCGGGGGAGTGCAAGCGCCTCCGGAGGGCTACACCGAAGAGATGACGCCCCATCCACTCAATGTCTATGGCAAGACGAAGCTTGCCGGAGAGCGTGCCGTCCAGACCATAAGCCGGTCTTACCTGATCTTCAGGACAAGCTGGGTCTACGGCCTGCGGGGAAATAACTTTCTCCTGACCATGCTGCGTCTGGCGCGGGAGCGTGAGGAGATCAAGGTTGTGAATGATCAGGTCGGGGCGCCGACCTGGAGTCGTATGATTGCAGAGATGACTGCCCGGGTCCTCACACGATTCAATCAGGCGGCATCATTAAAGGAGGTCCGTGGCCTTTACCACCTTACCGCCGGGGGTCAGACGACCTGGTATCACTTCGCAGAGGCCCTCCTGAACCAATCCCGCTCCACGGATTTTCGACTGAAGGCCCTCCTTTCTATCCCAAGCTCCGCTTATCCGACTCGTGCCCCACGCCCGGCCTTTTCCCTACTGGACTGCCGCAAGCTGAAGCGGACCTTCGGCCTGGTATTGCCCGATTGGGAGGAGAGTCTGAGGCATATGCTGAAGCCTGAAAACGCATAG